CGGTGGCGTTGCCGTTGGTGAGGGTGAAGCCGTCGATGGTCACCCCCGCGTAGTCGACGATCTCGCCGTTCTCGCTGAACGAACCCCCCGTGACCGACCAGCACCCGCCCTGCCGCTCGGCGTCGATGATGGTCGCCTCGGCGCCGGCCATGCTGCGGATCTCGAAGCCGTCCTGATCGCGCGCCACGTTGATCAGGCCCTTCAGCGAGTCGCCGGTGGCCTGGTTGGTCCAGGTGTAGCGCCCCGGCCCGACCAGCACCAGATCGCCCGCGGTGGCGTGGCGGATGGCCGCCTCGATGGTGGGGTAGTCGCCGCTGCGGTCGACGAAGACGCGGATCACGCGCAGGTCGCGCGCCTCGGCCACGCAGACGTTCGACAGGTCCGAGGCCTGTTCCTCGTCGTCGCGCGCCACCACGGCGCAGTAGTAGGTCGTGCCCGCGGCGAGTCCGGTGAGCGTGATGCCCAGCACGCCGGGCGCCTCGGCCACCGGCGCCGGCTCGCCCGCAACGAGGGTCGCCGCGGCGAAGTTTTCGGCGTCGAGCGGCGTCGTGGACCAGCGCACCTCGTACGAGGCGGCCGTGCCGGTCTCGAGGTCGTCGCCGGTGGCGCTCCAGCCCAGGGTGAGGGAGGTCTCGGTCGCGCTCCACACCGCCAGGTCGGTGATGGCCGCGGGCGCGAAGGGGTCGTGGTCGGCGGCGGCCACGCCGAGGGCCGCCGGCGCCGGGGCCGACCAGGTGCGCCCGTCGGTGCTCGCGCTCAGGCGGAAGGCGTAGGCCTGGCCGGCCTGCAGCCCCCCCACCACGTGGGTGTGGGTGCCGCCGCTCGCGGCGTCGGCGGTCGGCGCCGGCAGGGGCGTCCAGGCATCCCAGGCGGTGGCGCGGTCGGCGGCCGCCACCTGCCGCAGGTCGTAGCGGATGTCGCCGCCCGCCTTGGCCAGGGCCGCGGGCACGGTCCAGGCCAGGGTCACGGTGGTGTCGCTGCCGGCGATCACGCGCAGGTCGGAGATGGTCGCGAGTTCGACGGTCGGTCCCGGACCGCCGCCGCCGTCCCCGTCGCCGCTCGAGCAGGCGGCCAGGGCGAGGAGCAGGCAAACGGACGCGACGAGGAAGAGCGGGTGGCTGGCACGCATGGGCGAACTCCGCGGTCAGGGGCAGCGTCGGTCGGGGTCCCCTGAGGATACGACGCGAGGCAGGACAAAGCAATCCGGTGGGAGATCGCCCTTCTCCCACCGGATCGCCGCGAGCGGGACCCTCAGGGGAGTCGCCGGTAGGCGGCGATGGCCCGCTCGATGTCGGCGCGCGACGGCTTGGTGCGCACGGAGATGTA
Above is a window of bacterium DNA encoding:
- a CDS encoding right-handed parallel beta-helix repeat-containing protein, with product MRASHPLFLVASVCLLLALAACSSGDGDGGGGPGPTVELATISDLRVIAGSDTTVTLAWTVPAALAKAGGDIRYDLRQVAAADRATAWDAWTPLPAPTADAASGGTHTHVVGGLQAGQAYAFRLSASTDGRTWSAPAPAALGVAAADHDPFAPAAITDLAVWSATETSLTLGWSATGDDLETGTAASYEVRWSTTPLDAENFAAATLVAGEPAPVAEAPGVLGITLTGLAAGTTYYCAVVARDDEEQASDLSNVCVAEARDLRVIRVFVDRSGDYPTIEAAIRHATAGDLVLVGPGRYTWTNQATGDSLKGLINVARDQDGFEIRSMAGAEATIIDAERQGGCWSVTGGSFSENGEIVDYAGVTIDGFTLTNGNATGVPVNTEGGGWGGGGIYLHLSDSIIRNCIITGNEAIEGGGVWIGGQGDAILENCLITDNEAEYGGGVLLVNSAPHITVRNCEIRGNTGRVAGGLYAFHCTFTLEDCLIVDNDGGSSGGGVTMSRLWPYDPAPDGPQPSAIIGCTIARNRSINRGSGLYVYDGSIPRVERTVIAFNVGAPAFTGVGAAWIELGCSLVFGHAGGENLPFQSVDLGGNLDVDPQFVDTVDWRPGAASPCLPENRETDACGLIGAREAE